GTCGCAGTCGCTCGCGGCATCGAATTCCTCGAATACGGGAGTCTCCATGCGATTCCCCTCACACTCCCGATCGAAATGTCCGCGGCGGTGCACTTCGGTACATGTCCGTCAGTTTCTCAACTGGTCTCCTTATTCGCATGTTGACGGTCCGAATGATGTAACGGGCTCCCTCGGGGCGGACTCCCGGGTGGTGCGGAGCACCGTCCGGCATCGGGTAGAGTTGTGCAGGTCAGCAGGCGCCGCTAGCTCAGTTGGTTAGAGCAGCTGACTCTTAATCAGCGGGTCCGGGGTTCGAGTCCCTGGCGGCGCACAGACGGCCGAAGGCCCCTCGTATCACACGGGGGGCCTTCGGCGTATCCGGGTTCCGAACGCCTTGCGATCATGACGATCACCGTAGAAACCTGGTCCGGTTCGGGGGGCCGGACGCCGAGGGGCGTCATGCAACCGGGGGCTCTCGTTCCATGTCTATATAAGGTGTGTGTCGGCCGAGGGGGGCCGTTGCAGGCAAGGACCAACGAAACACGCATGACCCGCGTGTGGGGGGACAACACATGACGTCGACGCCGACGGGCGACGGGCAGGACCACGACCCGTCACAGACCACCCAGCTCAGGGTGCCCGGGCATCGGACCTGGAACACCGGTTCATTCCGCCGGATACGCAAGACCCTGCCGAAGTACGACTACGAGCACTACAGCCGGCTCGCGGGCCCCCTCACCCAGCCCGACCCGCACCAGCCGTACAAGGTCCAGTACCGCTCGCTGATATCCCAGGAGCCGCACCGCGTCCGGGTCGCGCTGATGCTGGCCGCCGCCCCGCTGCTGTCGGTGGTGCTGCTGGTCTGGCTGCTCCAGCCCACGCACTGGACCGAGCGCGACTACCCCGCCTTCGACTGGCTGCCCACGCTCGACATCGTGATGCTCGTGGCGATCGGCCTGATCGAACTCTTCCGCTGCCTGAACGTCCTGTCGAACGCGCACGCCACCCTGGTCGCCCGCGACCCGGTCCCGGTGGTGCCCGAGACCGGCACCCGGGTCGCCTTCCTCACCTCCTTCGTGCCCGGCAAGGAGCCGCTGGAGATGGTGACGAAGACCCTGGAGGCGGCCGTGAAGATCCGCCACCGCGGTCTGATGCACGTCTGGCTCCTCGACGAGGGCGACGACGCCGAGGTGAAGGAAGTCTGCGCGCGCCTGGGAGTACACCACTTCTCCCGCAAGGGCGTCGCCAAGTGGAACCGGAAGAAGGGCCCGCACCGCGCCAAGACCAAGCACGGCAACTACAACGCCTGGCTGGACGCGCACGGCAACGACTACGACTTCTTCGCCTCGGTCGACACCGACCACGTGCCGCTGCCCAACTACCTGGAGCGGATGCTCGGCTTCTTCCGCGACCCGGACGTCGGCTTCGTCATCGGCCCGCAGGTCTACGGCAACTACGACAACCCGATCACCAAGGCCGCCGAGTCGCAGCAGTTCCTCTTCCACGCGCTGATCCAGCGCGCGGGCAACCGGTACGGCTCCCCCATGTTCGTGGGCACCTCGAACGCGGTGCGCATCAGCGCGCTCAAGCAGATCGGCGGGCTGTACGACTCGATCACCGAGGACATGGCGACCGGCTTCGAGATCCACCGCCACAAGAACCCGGCCACGGGCCGCAAGTGGCGGTCGGTCTACACCCCGGACGTGCTCGCGGTGGGCGAGGGCCCGAACGCCTGGACGGACTTCTTCACCCAGCAGATGCGCTGGTCGCGGGGGACGTACGAGACGATCCTCAAGCAGTACTGGAAGGGCTGGTACTCGCTGCCGCCGAGCAAGCTCTTCAA
The Streptomyces sp. NBC_01723 genome window above contains:
- a CDS encoding glycosyltransferase family 2 protein, whose product is MTSTPTGDGQDHDPSQTTQLRVPGHRTWNTGSFRRIRKTLPKYDYEHYSRLAGPLTQPDPHQPYKVQYRSLISQEPHRVRVALMLAAAPLLSVVLLVWLLQPTHWTERDYPAFDWLPTLDIVMLVAIGLIELFRCLNVLSNAHATLVARDPVPVVPETGTRVAFLTSFVPGKEPLEMVTKTLEAAVKIRHRGLMHVWLLDEGDDAEVKEVCARLGVHHFSRKGVAKWNRKKGPHRAKTKHGNYNAWLDAHGNDYDFFASVDTDHVPLPNYLERMLGFFRDPDVGFVIGPQVYGNYDNPITKAAESQQFLFHALIQRAGNRYGSPMFVGTSNAVRISALKQIGGLYDSITEDMATGFEIHRHKNPATGRKWRSVYTPDVLAVGEGPNAWTDFFTQQMRWSRGTYETILKQYWKGWYSLPPSKLFNYTMMIIFYPMSALNWILAALSCCLFLGLGASGVNIDPAVWLMLYGNASALQIGLYVWNRRHNVSPHEPEGSGGVAGMIMSALSAPLYAKALIDSVLRRKSKFVVTPKGDSASPDTLFGTFRYHWYFIVIFAGSITAGFAFGHSHPAMIIWATFALLITASPMFAWRHELRKAKKRPPAAAAEPSPGIPPQHMAPEQAYAPHAPQQKPSWAASADGGDDQTMQIALGGLGGRKE